The following coding sequences are from one Nicotiana tabacum cultivar K326 chromosome 1, ASM71507v2, whole genome shotgun sequence window:
- the LOC107828241 gene encoding uncharacterized protein LOC107828241 isoform X1 — protein MRRIGFELSMITFLSTVKHVLSKDILKGNVEFLHPELVPIVHEDDIDEGKAKEVIGTAATSIRVLMSNKIVGNPKPNPVRQEWMQRRNKYQRDKRGRVTALGSGNEVALTDGKAKGISTSNTFEALANEEQNSNDVQGTRTDNRLLGKEVEKPSPSIGETITHAAKKMFTHNPKGLEDTIVEGEKSADPNEIVETQLHVEDKANLNLNQTRDEGQKENVKDWVNKSFDNVLNQ, from the coding sequence ATGAGGAGAATTGGATTCGAATTAAGTATGATTACCTTCCTAAGTACTGTGAAACATGTGCTAAGCAAGGATATACTGAAAGGTAATGTCGAATTTTTACACCCTGAGTTGGTACCAATTGTACATGAAGATGACATAGACGAAGGAAAGGCAAAAGAGGTAATTGGGACTGCTGCAACATCTATAAGGGTATTGATGAGCAACAAAATTGTTGGTAATCCGAAACCTAATCCAGTTCGACAAGAATGGATGCAAAGGCGTAACAAATATCAAAGAGACAAAAGGGGAAGAGTAACAGCTTTGGGAAGTGGTAATGAGGTTGCCCTTACAGATGGCAAGGCAAAAGGAATTTCTACCAGTAATACATTTGAAGCATTGGCCAACGAAGAGCAAAATTCCAACGATGTGCAAGGAACAAGAACTGATAATAGGTTGCTGGGCAAGGAGGTTGAAAAACCAAGTCCTAGTATAGGGGAAACAATTACTCATGCGGCAAAAAAGATGTTTACCCATAATCCAAAAGGACTAGAAGATACAATTGTGGAAGGAGAGAAGAGTGCAGATCCAAATGAAATTGTAGAAACACAACTGCATGTAGAGGACAAAGCTAACCTTAATTTGAATCAGACAAGAGATGAGGGACAAAAAGAAAATGTTAAAGACTGGGTAAACAAATCATTCGACAATGTTTTGAATCAATAA
- the LOC107828241 gene encoding uncharacterized protein LOC107828241 isoform X2 — protein MYLTVTILKEKRSLGVKVPGTARANKKRKTASSIPIETSPTRGRATRSQKKQSKAELEKALEESKKKASAKGKKKVVEPVKAVEIDEMDLVLWDKEETEDMKVVTPKAKKVKTSTKKFVSKTKSAKPSTFAKRTRSALKSNQVKIVENEEWSGA, from the coding sequence ATGTATCTGACAGTTACAAtcctaaaagaaaaaaggagtttAGGAGTGAAAGTCCCAGGTACTGCCAGggcaaataagaaaagaaagactgCTTCATCAATCCCTATAGAGACTTCTCCTACAAGAGGAAGAGCTACAAGGAGTCAGAAAAAGCAAAGTAAGGCTGAGCTGGAAAAAgccttagaagaaagtaagaagAAAGCTTCTGCTAAGGGAAAGAAGAAGGTGGTTGAGCCTGTTAAGGCAGTTGAAATTGAtgagatggacctggtcctttGGGATAAAGAAGAGACAGAAGACATGAAGGTTGTGACTCCAAAGGCTAAGAAAGTCAAGACTTCCACAAAGAAGTTTGTATCAAAAACAAAGTCTGCTAAGCCATCTACTTTTGCTAAAAGAACCAGGTCTGCATTGAAATCAAATCAAGTGAAAATAGTGGAGaatgaagaatggagtggagCATAA